Proteins encoded within one genomic window of Bradyrhizobium sp. AZCC 1719:
- a CDS encoding alpha-hydroxy acid oxidase: MNDGTPIRSARNVELGASGEEFQNLHEFIRKARARLNQNAWDYIVGASETETTMRRNRMALDEIAFRPRVLRNVVEVDPSTEVFGRRLRLPVMIAPVGALEIFDPNSGAAVARGAGQFGAAHMLSSVSEPGLEATAKAAPGALRIYQLYVRGDDAFVEDVVSRSIENGYAAFCLTVDTAHYSRRERDIAKRYVRESRIRATGGDFQKGLEWRTVKLIKDKYKIPLVIKGIATAEDAAIALDHGVDWIYVSNHGGRQLDHGRGAMHVLPEIVDAVAGRARIMVDGSFCRGTDIVKAIASGADLVGIGRLQCWALAAAGEAGIVRMLELLEDEVIRCLGLLGVTRLSELDKSYLHAATATNPPSVFSAFPLLDIEPYRY, encoded by the coding sequence ATGAACGACGGGACCCCCATACGGTCGGCGAGAAATGTCGAGCTCGGCGCCAGCGGCGAAGAATTCCAGAATCTCCACGAATTCATCCGGAAAGCGCGCGCCCGGCTCAACCAGAACGCATGGGACTATATCGTCGGGGCCTCCGAAACGGAGACCACCATGCGTCGCAACCGCATGGCGCTCGACGAGATTGCATTCCGGCCTCGGGTATTGCGCAATGTCGTGGAAGTCGACCCCTCGACCGAGGTTTTCGGCCGCCGCCTGCGTTTGCCTGTCATGATTGCGCCGGTCGGTGCGCTGGAGATTTTCGATCCCAATTCAGGCGCCGCGGTCGCGCGCGGAGCCGGGCAGTTCGGCGCCGCTCACATGTTGAGTTCGGTGTCCGAACCGGGGCTGGAAGCGACGGCCAAAGCTGCACCCGGCGCATTGCGTATCTATCAGCTCTATGTCCGCGGCGACGACGCCTTTGTCGAAGACGTTGTCAGCCGCTCTATCGAGAATGGTTATGCCGCCTTTTGCCTGACGGTCGACACCGCGCATTACAGCCGGCGCGAGCGCGATATCGCTAAGCGGTATGTCCGCGAAAGCCGTATCCGGGCCACCGGCGGCGACTTCCAGAAAGGGCTGGAATGGCGCACGGTGAAGCTGATCAAGGACAAGTATAAAATTCCACTGGTGATCAAGGGCATCGCCACCGCGGAAGACGCGGCCATCGCGCTCGATCATGGCGTGGACTGGATCTATGTGTCGAACCATGGCGGCCGCCAGCTCGACCACGGACGCGGCGCGATGCACGTCTTGCCGGAAATCGTCGACGCGGTTGCCGGTCGCGCCAGGATCATGGTTGACGGGTCGTTCTGCCGCGGTACCGACATCGTAAAGGCGATTGCCTCAGGCGCCGATCTGGTTGGCATCGGACGTCTGCAATGCTGGGCACTCGCGGCCGCAGGCGAGGCCGGCATCGTGCGGATGCTTGAATTGCTGGAAGACGAAGTGATCCGCTGCCTCGGGCTGCTCGGCGTCACCCGCTTGAGCGAGCTCGACAAGTCCTATCTGCATGCAGCTACGGCGACCAATCCACCCAGTGTGTTCAGCGCCTTCCCCCTGCTGGATATCGAGCCCTACCGATATTGA
- a CDS encoding phasin, with amino-acid sequence MTEPKLEVPAELRELAERTIDQAEKAFGMFFDAAGKSMTSMPGAGTEISKQALSFTEQNMKAAFEHARKLVHATDLQEAMQIQSEFLRSQFTNAGEHMRQITGGVMSAAKDSTKGKF; translated from the coding sequence ATGACTGAACCGAAACTCGAAGTCCCGGCCGAGCTGCGCGAGTTGGCCGAGAGAACCATCGATCAGGCAGAAAAGGCGTTCGGCATGTTCTTCGATGCCGCCGGAAAGTCCATGACGTCGATGCCGGGTGCGGGTACGGAAATTTCCAAGCAGGCGCTGTCGTTTACCGAACAGAATATGAAGGCTGCGTTCGAGCATGCCCGCAAGCTGGTCCATGCGACCGATCTCCAGGAAGCGATGCAGATCCAGTCTGAATTCCTGCGCAGCCAGTTCACTAACGCGGGCGAACATATGCGACAGATAACCGGCGGCGTCATGTCCGCCGCAAAGGACTCGACGAAGGGCAAGTTCTGA